The genomic window CGTACAAAAAGTATTTGAACGTGTATCCATCCAGGCTCAATCGCCTTTATTACGGTCATTGCTGACCATCCGTCCGCTCTTGCGACCGGACAGTGCATATACCACATTCTTGCCGCTAGCCTTGCCGCGGTACATGGCCTGGTCGGCCAGTTCCAGAAGTTCCACCTTGGACCTTGAATTCTCCGGGAAACAGGAGTAGCCCAGACTGGCGGTCAATTTGACTTTCAACCCCTCGGCCACGAGGAAGTCGTGCTGTTCAATGGTGAGACGGATACGTTCCGCAACGACAGCGGCCCCCGCCATGTCGGTCTCGACCAGGATCACGGTGTATTCATCACCGCCATACCGGATAACCGTATCCACGTCCCGCACCGATTTACTTATGAGCATGCCCACTTCCCGCAATACCTTGGTGCCGTTAAGGTGACCGTGGTTGTCATTTACCTGTTTGAAAAGGTCCATATCTAGGAAAATCACCGCTAGAGTTGAACCATACCTCTCGGCCCTTCTAACCTCCCGCTCCATGGCGACTTCCAGGTAACGATAGTTGAAAAGCCCTGTCAGTTCATCCACGTAGAGCAAGCTGCGGGCGGCAGTGTAGCGGGCGGCGTTCTCAAGAGCCAGCGAAGACTGATCGATAATGAAATTGAGGTTCTTGTAGTTGATGTCGGACAAAAATGGCATACCCGG from Desulfobaccales bacterium includes these protein-coding regions:
- a CDS encoding GGDEF domain-containing protein — its product is DENQELKGLVKLLQVSQTIANCLDLERLYSLVVDVLSKEVGVNKGLGYFFDGESTLILKDVKGFSEAFGTRLGSAIMETFNCQGEKGESVIRLNNFLPSGLGGGPDIEGDLSDAMLLFIRTKTHPQGVVMLFNEPGMPFLSDINYKNLNFIIDQSSLALENAARYTAARSLLYVDELTGLFNYRYLEVAMEREVRRAERYGSTLAVIFLDMDLFKQVNDNHGHLNGTKVLREVGMLISKSVRDVDTVIRYGGDEYTVILVETDMAGAAVVAERIRLTIEQHDFLVAEGLKVKLTASLGYSCFPENSRSKVELLELADQAMYRGKASGKNVVYALSGRKSGRMVSNDRNKGD